A window from Hemicordylus capensis ecotype Gifberg chromosome 2, rHemCap1.1.pri, whole genome shotgun sequence encodes these proteins:
- the LOC128343128 gene encoding tripartite motif-containing protein 10-like isoform X1, translated as MQPTNLESQANGEPEMQEAVMWLFCERHQKILNYFCIEDEVAICDVCAGSMPHQTHNVVLLKDAPLEFKIESSLAILRKGRDKFLACEAESERESQDLLKQMKAVREKVIAEFRQLHQFLEEQEKYYLAQMEEMDRKIARRRGGQMATLSKERFILENLIREIEEKQRSPVDELLQHARRTLQGYESLYEYQLALPPELKWRIWECLETHSLLQDAVKQFKDTLDPAL; from the exons ATGCAGCCTACAAACCTGGAGTCTCAGGCAAACGGTGAGCCGGAGATGCAGGAAGCAGTAATGTGGCTGTTCTGTGAGAGGCACCAGAAGATCCTGAATTACTTTTGCATTGAGGATGAAGTTGCCATTTGTGACGTGTGCGCTGGATCCATGCCACACCAAACTCACAATGTGGTTCTCCTAAAAGATGCTCCTCTGGAATTCAAG ATTGAGAGCAGCCTGGCAATCCTGAGAAAGGGGAGAGATAAATTTCTGGCGTGCGAAGCGGAATCGGAAAGAGAAAGCCAGGACCTGCTT AAGCAAATGAAAGCAGTGAGGGAGAAGGTAATAGCTGAGTTCAGACAACTACACCAGTTCCTGGAAGAACAAGAGAAATATTATCTGGCCCAGATGGAAGAGATGGACCGGAAGATTGCAAGAAGAAGGGGTGGCCAGATGGCCACACTCTCCAAGGAACGCTTCATTCTGGAAAATCTCATCCGGGAAATAGAGGAGAAGCAACGCTCACCAGTGGATGAACTGCTGCAA CATGCAAGAAGAACCTTGCAGGG TTACGAAAGCCTGTATGAGTATCAACTGGCTCTTCCTCCTGAACTGAAGTGGAGAATCTGGGAGTGCCTTGAGACCCATTCTCTTCTGCAGGATGCTGTAAAGCAGTTCAAAG ATACCCTGGACCCTGCACTTTAG
- the LOC128343128 gene encoding zinc finger protein RFP-like isoform X2: MQPTNLESQANGEPEMQEAVMWLFCERHQKILNYFCIEDEVAICDVCAGSMPHQTHNVVLLKDAPLEFKKQMKAVREKVIAEFRQLHQFLEEQEKYYLAQMEEMDRKIARRRGGQMATLSKERFILENLIREIEEKQRSPVDELLQHARRTLQGYESLYEYQLALPPELKWRIWECLETHSLLQDAVKQFKDTLDPAL, translated from the exons ATGCAGCCTACAAACCTGGAGTCTCAGGCAAACGGTGAGCCGGAGATGCAGGAAGCAGTAATGTGGCTGTTCTGTGAGAGGCACCAGAAGATCCTGAATTACTTTTGCATTGAGGATGAAGTTGCCATTTGTGACGTGTGCGCTGGATCCATGCCACACCAAACTCACAATGTGGTTCTCCTAAAAGATGCTCCTCTGGAATTCAAG AAGCAAATGAAAGCAGTGAGGGAGAAGGTAATAGCTGAGTTCAGACAACTACACCAGTTCCTGGAAGAACAAGAGAAATATTATCTGGCCCAGATGGAAGAGATGGACCGGAAGATTGCAAGAAGAAGGGGTGGCCAGATGGCCACACTCTCCAAGGAACGCTTCATTCTGGAAAATCTCATCCGGGAAATAGAGGAGAAGCAACGCTCACCAGTGGATGAACTGCTGCAA CATGCAAGAAGAACCTTGCAGGG TTACGAAAGCCTGTATGAGTATCAACTGGCTCTTCCTCCTGAACTGAAGTGGAGAATCTGGGAGTGCCTTGAGACCCATTCTCTTCTGCAGGATGCTGTAAAGCAGTTCAAAG ATACCCTGGACCCTGCACTTTAG